From Nocardia sp. NBC_00416:
GCGCGCACATCGATCGTGCGGACCTGAATGCGCACGCGCCGAGACGGTTTCAGCCGCGCCGGGCCTCCAGCGCTTCGTGCAGTGTGACCGCCCACTGGTGGACGATCTCTTTGCGGCGGACCGAATCGTCGGTCAGGACATCGGCCAGGCCCAGCCCGCGGGCCAGGTCCAGCGTGGCTTGGACCAGGTGGTGGGTGACCGGGTCGGAATCGTCTACGCCGAGGGCCTTGACCGCGCGGCGGTGGGCGCCGCGGCCGAAGCGAGCCTCCAGCGGGACGATGCGTTCGCGGAGTGCCGGATCGGCGGCGGCGTGGGTCCAGACCTGGAGGGCGGCCTTGAACAGAGAACTGGTGTAGGACTCGACCAGCCCGGCGACCACCGCCTCGGTGCGGGCCAGACCGGGTTCGGTGACCGCCGCCGACACCGCCTGATCGGTCCGGGTGTCGAACATATAGGTCAGGGCGGCGGTGATCAGATCCTCGCGAGTGGGGAAATGGTGCTGCGCCGCGCCACGCGACACCCCGGCCCGTTCGGCGACCACCGCCACGGTGGCGGCTGCCCAGCCTCTTTCGGCCAGACAATCGATGGTCGCCTCGAGGAGACGCTGCCGGGTGGCCCGGCTGCGGTCCTGTTTCGGTTCGTGAGGTGTCGCCATAACGGGCTATTCTGCCGAGCGCGTATCGGCGGCGGAGACGGCCCAGCGGGGTGGGCGACGCTGGAGGAACGCGGTCATACCCTCGATCACTTCCTCGGTCCCGAAGAAGCTTCCCGAGCGTGCCGCCAATTCGTCGGCGGATCGGTCGAATTCGGCGAGGATCCCGGCCGTGGTGAGGCGCTTGCTCTCCGCGAGCCCCTGCGGCGACCCTTTGCGCAGTTCGTCCACCAGCTCGGCCACCCGGGCGTCCGGGTCGCTGGTCGCCAGGGTTATCAGACCGATCCGCTCAGCGGTGTCGGCGTCGAACTTCTCACCGGTCAGGAAGTACCGGTCGGCGGCTCGGGGAGCCATCCTGGGCAACAGGGTCAACGAGATGACGAACGGGGCCAGCCCGAGGCGGGCCTCGGTGAGCGCGAAACTGCTCGCCAGGCCGGCGACGGCGATATCGCATGCCGCGAGCAGCCCCATGCCACCGGCCCGGACGTTCCCGTTCACCCGCGCGATCACCGGTTTCGGAAGTTCCAGGATCGCGCGCAGCAACCGCACCATCCACTGGGTGCGGATATCGGCGGCCGCGGCAGGGTCGGCGGCCACCGCCTCCTTCAGGTCGGCGCCCGCGCAGAAAGTGTTGCCGGTGTGGGTGAGGACCACACCGCGTACCCGCGGGTCCGCCGCGGCGCGATCCAATCCCGCCAGGAGTTCGGTCACCAGACGAGCGGAGATGGCGTTGCGGTTGTGCGGGGAATCGAGGGTGAGGGTGGCGAACCCGTCCTCGACGGCGTAGCCGACAACACGTTCCGCGGTATCGGTTCCGGTCACGGCGGTCCTGCCTTTCTTGCTGGAGTGAGCCCGGGCCGAGGCGCCCGGCCCGCCCGGTATTCAGTAGGACTTCGGCAGGCCCAAGGAGTGCTGGGCGACGAAGTTGAGGATCATCTCCCGGCTCACCGGCGCCACGCGCGCGATCCGGGCGGCGCCGAGCATGGCGGCCAAACCGTATTCGGCGGTGAGGCCCGCGCCGCCGTGGGTCTGGATGGCCTGGTCGAGTGCTTTGATACTGGCCTCGGCGGCCGCGTATTTGGCCATGTTCGCGGCCTCGGCCGCACCCATCTCGTCACCGGCGTCGTAGAGCGTGGCGGCCTTGAGCATCATCAGCCGGGCCAGTTCCAGCTCGATCTTCACCTGGGCCAGCGGATGCGAAATCCCCTGGTGTGCACCGATCGGGGTCTTCCAGACCGTACGTTCCTTGGCGTAGTCCACGGCCCGGTCGAGGGCGTAGCGGCCGACCCCGACCGCCATGGCCGCACCCATGATCCGTTCCGGGTTGAGACCCGCGAACAGTTGCATGAGCGCGGCGTCCTCCGTACCGACCAGAGCGTTGGACGGCAACCGGACATCGTCCAGGAACAAGGTGAACTGGTGGTCCGGTTCGATGATGTCCATTTCCTGCGGGGTCTTCTCGAACCCGGGCGCGTCGGTGGGGACGATGAACAGGGCGGGCTTGAGCTTGCCGGTCTTGTGGTCGGAGGTGCGGGCCACGATCAGGACCGCTTCGGCCTGGTCGACACCGGAGATGAAGATCTTGCGGCCGGTGAGCAGCCAGTCGTCACCGTCGCGGCGGGCGGTGGTGGTGATCTGATGCGAATTGGAACCGGCGTCGGGTTCGGTGATACCGAAGACCATCTTGGCCGAACCGTCGGACAGTTTGGGCAGCCATTCGGACTTCTGCTCGTCGGTCCCGTACTTGGTGATGATGGTGCCGCAGATAGCGGGCGAGACCACCATGAGCAGCAGACCGGCGCCCTGGGCGGACAGTTCCTCCATCACCAGCGCGAGTTCGTACATACCGGCGCCGCCGCCCCCGTATTCCTCCGGGAGGTTCACCCCGAGGAAACCGAGCCGCCCCGCCTCGTCCCACAGTTCGTCGAGCGGTTCGTTGTTACGCGCCTTCGGCAGCACGTAATCGCGGTAGCTGTACTTGGCGGCCAGGGCGGCGACGGCGGCCCGCAGCTCTTTTTGTTCGTCGGTTTCGATGAAGCTCATTGCTCACTCCTGGTTTTCGGCGGCGGGGTCGACCACGGCGAGGACTGCGCCGACCTCGACCTGCCGGCCGACCTCGACGTTGACGGCACTGAGCACACCGTCCGCGGGCGCGGCGATGGTGTGCTCCATCTTCATGGCTTCCAGCCACAGAATCGGCTGTCCGGCGGTGACGGTGCTGCCGACCTCGGCGCCGATCCGGATGACGCTGCCCGGCATCGGCGCCAGCAGCGACCCGGTCGCGACCTGGTCGGCGGGATCGGTGAAGCGGGGCAGTCGGCGCACGGACACCGGGCCGAGCGCGGAATCCACGCAGACGAGATCGCCGTAGCTGGCGACCGCGAACTGCCGCCGCACCGGTCCTTGCGCGCTGGGAACCGCGAGCACGACCTGATCGGGGGTGGCGCTGATCAGCTCGATCCCCTCGAAACCGGCCACGGTCACACCGGATCGGGTGAACCGGTAGTCGATCTCGTGCGTACCGGTGGTGCGGCTCTCATAGGACTTG
This genomic window contains:
- a CDS encoding acyl-CoA dehydrogenase family protein; the protein is MSFIETDEQKELRAAVAALAAKYSYRDYVLPKARNNEPLDELWDEAGRLGFLGVNLPEEYGGGGAGMYELALVMEELSAQGAGLLLMVVSPAICGTIITKYGTDEQKSEWLPKLSDGSAKMVFGITEPDAGSNSHQITTTARRDGDDWLLTGRKIFISGVDQAEAVLIVARTSDHKTGKLKPALFIVPTDAPGFEKTPQEMDIIEPDHQFTLFLDDVRLPSNALVGTEDAALMQLFAGLNPERIMGAAMAVGVGRYALDRAVDYAKERTVWKTPIGAHQGISHPLAQVKIELELARLMMLKAATLYDAGDEMGAAEAANMAKYAAAEASIKALDQAIQTHGGAGLTAEYGLAAMLGAARIARVAPVSREMILNFVAQHSLGLPKSY
- a CDS encoding TetR/AcrR family transcriptional regulator, giving the protein MATPHEPKQDRSRATRQRLLEATIDCLAERGWAAATVAVVAERAGVSRGAAQHHFPTREDLITAALTYMFDTRTDQAVSAAVTEPGLARTEAVVAGLVESYTSSLFKAALQVWTHAAADPALRERIVPLEARFGRGAHRRAVKALGVDDSDPVTHHLVQATLDLARGLGLADVLTDDSVRRKEIVHQWAVTLHEALEARRG
- a CDS encoding enoyl-CoA hydratase family protein, encoding MTGTDTAERVVGYAVEDGFATLTLDSPHNRNAISARLVTELLAGLDRAAADPRVRGVVLTHTGNTFCAGADLKEAVAADPAAAADIRTQWMVRLLRAILELPKPVIARVNGNVRAGGMGLLAACDIAVAGLASSFALTEARLGLAPFVISLTLLPRMAPRAADRYFLTGEKFDADTAERIGLITLATSDPDARVAELVDELRKGSPQGLAESKRLTTAGILAEFDRSADELAARSGSFFGTEEVIEGMTAFLQRRPPRWAVSAADTRSAE